From a single Octopus sinensis linkage group LG5, ASM634580v1, whole genome shotgun sequence genomic region:
- the LOC115211907 gene encoding translin-associated protein X: protein MAANPPALTLKEQNEKNSNSTPESASTTDIDSDLLENFRTYQVKIDARHDKYERIVKLGRDITIESKRIIFLLHRNASGDNENILGQTDTKFKELLRTKFLPLAKELEAEDPYQYIKAYTFGVQEFIEAVSFYFYIKENRLVTLNEIQSMLNFKKIQNNSSEEDKTDNYENEYLVFVRPVDFLLGVADLTGELMRMAIKSISSGDVETPFRICNFLREIHTNFLGFGNTCRETSLKMLTMKQSLEKVETACYMMKVRGSEVPKHAIVDVLHSADRENTHFSSDTYG from the exons ATGGCAGCAAATCCACCCGCTTTAACTTTAAAGGAACAGAATGAGAAAAATAGCAATTCCACACCAGAATCTGCCTCAACTACGGATATCGATTCAGATTTACTCGAGAATTTTCGAACTTACCAAGTAAAAATTGATGCTAGGCACGACAAATACGAACGGATTGTTAAGCTGGGTAGAGACATCACCATTGAAAGCAAAAGAATTATATTTCTACTTCATCGAAATGCTTCAGGGGATAACGAAAATATACTCGGACAAACAGACACGAAGTTTAAGGAATTATTGCGCACAAAATTTCTTCCTCTCGCCAAAGAACTAGAAGCAGAAGACCCTTATCAATATATCAAAGCCTACACTTTTGGAGTGCAAGAGTTTATCGAAgcagtttctttttatttttacatcaaaGAGAATCGGCTTGTTACTCTCAACGAAATTCAGTCGATGCTTAACTTCAAAAAGATTCAGAATAATTCCTCAGAAGAAGACAAGACAGACAATTATGAAAATGAATACTTGGTATTCGTCAGACCGGTTGAttttttattag GTGTTGCTGACTTGACTGGTGAACTAATGAGGATGGCCATCAAGTCAATCAGTAGTGGAGATGTCGAAACTCCATTCCGCATTTGTAACTTCCTACGTGAGATCCACACCAACTTCTTGGGTTTTGGGAACACCTGCCGCGAGACTTCTTTAAAGATGTTAACCATGAAACAGTCACTAGAGAAAGTCGAGACAGCCTGTTATATGATGAAAGTACGAGGTTCTGAAGTACCGAAACATGCCATAGTAGATGTCTTACATTCAGCTGACAGAGAAAATACACACTTTAGTTCGGACACTTATGGttaa